DNA sequence from the Archaeoglobus neptunius genome:
TAATCCGGAGTCTGATCCATATCTCTTTAAAAAGGAGATTGAAAAACTATTTGATTTGGATTTTGAAGTGTTCGTTTCCGCCCACACGAAACCCGTTTTCGGCAAAGAAGAGGCCATCAGAAGAATGGAGAAATTCATCAGAAAATTCGATGAAAGGGAGGAAAGGATTCTTGAAATTCTTCAGGAGCCGAAAACTGTTGATGAGATAGTTGAAATCTCGCCTATTTATGGCAGAAAACCGTATTTCAAAGATATGCTGGATTATTTCGAGAGAAACATGATTCTGAAGCACCTTGAACGGCTTGAAAAGGAGGGCAAGGTTGAGAAAGAAGGCATATACTGGGTAAGGAAGTAGTTATTTTTTCCGGCCGAAGAACCTTACAAATAGGAGGCTCACCTCAAAAAACACAACCATGGGTACAGCCACCATTATCTGCGTGAATACATCTGGAGGGGTCGTTATCGCTCCAATTACAAAAAATGCCACATAGATGTGCCTTCTGTAGTAGGAAAGGGTCTCGTACTGCACGATCCCGTTTCTCACAAGGAAGAACATTATTAAAGGAAGCTCAAATACCAGTCCGAAAAGAACGAGCATGAGTGCCACAAAGTTCACGAATTCTGAAAGACTGTAGAGTGGAACTGCTCCCTGGGCAACCGCCATGGTGTAAAGGAAACGGATGAAAAATTTCATCATGTTATATCCGTAAATTATACCCAGCACAAACAGCAATCCGGCAGCCACTCCATACTTTAAAGCAGAACTTTTCTTCAGTTCAACATTTTCCAGCAGACCCCTGGATTTCAGGGCTGTGAGTGTTAGATAGAAGATGTAGGGCAGTACAGCGGCGATGCCAACAGCTAGAGACAGTTTCAGGTTCAACAGCAGACCCTCTAGTGGAGTAAGAAGGACTGGGGAGGTCGTTAACTCCATGGCCACTCTAACAAGTTTCTTCGAGGCTTCAAAAGCTATACTGCGGTTTTTCTCGGATGGGTAGTAGGCGTAGTTTTCAAGTTTCTGTGTGATCTCCTTCAATTCATGGGTTATGTTAAGCAACTTGTCCTTGTTCTCTATAACAACCTCTCCGGGAAACAGATCTCCAAGAATTTTGCCGATAACAAGGTTGGCTCCAAAAGTGAAGAAAAGCGAGCTTATTACGATAACAACTAGGGCTATTTTCAGAACTTCTTTCCTCAGCTTAAGAAGAATCACCGCCCAGTCTCTTGGTTCCACGAGGTCTAGAGGTTCCGGAGGTATAAAAAATTAGGGTTCACAGTAGGCTGTGTACACGTAGTCAAGCATCCCCTTCAGGGTGTTGTTTATGAAGAAATCCTCTCTTTTCTTTATATCGTCGTCAAGGAGATGGTATCTGGCAAATCGACGATCTTTTTCAAGAAGCTCCT
Encoded proteins:
- the tatC gene encoding twin-arginine translocase subunit TatC → MEPRDWAVILLKLRKEVLKIALVVIVISSLFFTFGANLVIGKILGDLFPGEVVIENKDKLLNITHELKEITQKLENYAYYPSEKNRSIAFEASKKLVRVAMELTTSPVLLTPLEGLLLNLKLSLAVGIAAVLPYIFYLTLTALKSRGLLENVELKKSSALKYGVAAGLLFVLGIIYGYNMMKFFIRFLYTMAVAQGAVPLYSLSEFVNFVALMLVLFGLVFELPLIMFFLVRNGIVQYETLSYYRRHIYVAFFVIGAITTPPDVFTQIMVAVPMVVFFEVSLLFVRFFGRKK